From a region of the Armatimonas rosea genome:
- a CDS encoding sulfate adenylyltransferase subunit 1, producing MELLRFSTAGSVDDGKSTLIGRLLFDSKAIPDDQYEAIQRASQSDDGGVDLALLTDGLRAEREQKITIDVAYRYFATPKRRFIIADTPGHAQYTRNMVTGASTAQAAVILVDARNGLLEQSRRHAALSALLRVPHLAVAINKMDLVGFDEGVFRQIEAEFAAFAAKLGVTATAIPLSALAGDNVVERSQNTPYYSGPSLLEWLESLPVAETRGDEPFRFPVQCVIRPHQNFRGFAGRVAGGSVRPGDSIIALPSGKRSVVKEIVTADGNLAEASSGESVVLTLTDEVDISRGDLIALPENPPTVARRFTATVCVLSEAGLAPGRPYIATHTTRQATATVEKIEYRLAVETLEHEEARSLSLNELGQVTIALAQPLLLDPYQQSRELGGFLLLDPATSVPVAAGMVTELLPDSAHEAAAEPWSRTERELRHGHRGGLVVVPSRAAAATLERRLAAQGWHTAFVESAPGPELAENGFVVLTLGEPSASVESQLEALTLPGSNLIGFAEGI from the coding sequence ATGGAACTCTTGCGATTCTCCACCGCGGGGAGCGTGGACGACGGCAAATCGACACTGATCGGGCGGCTACTCTTCGACTCCAAGGCCATCCCCGATGACCAGTACGAAGCGATCCAGCGCGCCAGCCAGAGCGACGATGGCGGGGTCGATCTTGCCCTCCTCACCGATGGCCTGCGCGCCGAGCGGGAGCAGAAGATCACGATCGATGTGGCCTACCGCTACTTCGCCACTCCCAAGCGCCGCTTTATAATCGCTGATACGCCGGGGCACGCCCAGTACACGCGAAACATGGTCACGGGCGCCTCGACTGCACAGGCGGCGGTGATCTTGGTAGACGCGCGCAATGGGCTCTTAGAACAGTCGCGACGGCATGCGGCCCTCTCGGCGCTGCTACGCGTTCCCCACCTAGCCGTCGCGATCAATAAGATGGACCTGGTCGGCTTCGATGAGGGAGTCTTCCGCCAGATCGAGGCGGAGTTTGCGGCGTTTGCGGCCAAGCTGGGTGTCACCGCGACCGCGATTCCTCTCTCGGCGCTGGCGGGCGATAATGTCGTGGAGCGGAGCCAGAACACCCCCTACTATAGTGGGCCGTCGCTGCTGGAGTGGCTAGAGAGCCTGCCGGTCGCCGAGACCCGCGGCGATGAGCCGTTTCGTTTTCCCGTGCAGTGCGTGATTCGGCCCCACCAGAACTTCCGCGGCTTTGCCGGCCGTGTCGCGGGGGGCAGTGTCCGCCCGGGAGACTCCATTATCGCCCTGCCCTCGGGGAAGCGCTCCGTGGTGAAAGAGATTGTCACCGCCGACGGCAACCTCGCAGAGGCGAGCTCGGGTGAGTCGGTCGTGCTCACGCTCACCGATGAAGTCGATATCAGCCGCGGCGATCTCATCGCCTTGCCCGAGAACCCACCGACAGTTGCGCGGCGCTTCACGGCGACTGTCTGCGTGCTCAGTGAGGCGGGGCTTGCCCCCGGACGGCCCTATATCGCCACACACACCACGCGTCAGGCAACGGCAACAGTAGAAAAAATTGAGTACCGGCTCGCGGTCGAGACACTCGAACACGAGGAAGCACGCAGCCTGAGCCTCAATGAGCTGGGGCAAGTGACCATCGCCCTCGCGCAGCCGCTCCTGCTCGACCCCTACCAGCAGAGCCGCGAACTGGGAGGCTTTCTGCTCCTCGACCCCGCCACCAGTGTCCCGGTCGCGGCGGGCATGGTCACCGAGCTCCTCCCCGACTCCGCCCACGAAGCCGCCGCCGAGCCCTGGAGCCGCACCGAGCGGGAGCTGCGCCACGGCCACCGCGGTGGGCTAGTCGTGGTTCCCAGCCGCGCCGCTGCCGCCACCTTAGAGCGACGGCTCGCAGCGCAAGGCTGGCACACCGCATTTGTCGAGAGCGCCCCCGGCCCCGAGCTCGCGGAGAATGGGTTCGTGGTCCTAACTCTTGGCGAACCAAGCGCCTCAGTCGAGAGCCAGCTAGAGGCCCTCACTCTCCCGGGGAGCAACCTCATTGGCTTTGCCGAGGGAATCTAG
- the cysD gene encoding sulfate adenylyltransferase subunit CysD, whose protein sequence is MGRGSLEPALATLESEAIYVLRETYGQFERPVLLFSGGKDSIVLAHLAARAFAPARIPFKLLHIDTGHNFEETLTFRDNLARELRADLLVRYVEETIRAGRVTEESGPEATRNALQTRTLLDALDELRADAALGGARRDEEKARAKERFFSHRDRYGQWDPKNQRPELWSLYNGRKAPGEHFRVFPLSNWTELDIWRYIKAREIALPSLYFAHERRVFNRRGTWLAESELLPLLPGEKIETRRVRFRTMGDITVTGAVFSDASTLDQIIEEVRTFRVTERSGRGDDKRSEAAMEDRKRAGYF, encoded by the coding sequence TTGGGGAGAGGTTCTCTAGAACCCGCCCTCGCCACCCTCGAATCCGAAGCCATCTATGTCCTGCGGGAGACCTACGGACAGTTTGAGCGCCCCGTGCTTCTCTTCTCCGGCGGCAAAGACTCTATCGTCCTGGCACACCTCGCCGCGCGGGCGTTTGCGCCTGCCCGGATTCCCTTCAAGCTCCTGCATATCGACACGGGGCATAACTTCGAGGAGACCCTGACATTCCGAGACAACCTCGCTCGGGAGCTACGCGCGGATCTGCTGGTGCGCTATGTCGAGGAGACGATCCGCGCCGGGCGAGTCACGGAAGAGAGCGGCCCCGAGGCGACACGCAACGCGCTCCAGACCCGGACACTTCTCGATGCGCTCGACGAGCTCCGGGCCGATGCGGCGCTAGGGGGAGCACGGCGCGACGAAGAAAAAGCGCGGGCAAAAGAGCGCTTCTTCTCCCACCGGGACCGCTACGGCCAGTGGGACCCGAAAAACCAGCGCCCCGAGCTCTGGAGCCTCTACAACGGGCGAAAAGCGCCCGGCGAGCACTTCCGGGTCTTTCCCCTCTCCAACTGGACGGAGCTCGATATCTGGCGCTACATCAAGGCCCGTGAGATCGCCCTGCCGTCGCTGTACTTTGCCCACGAGCGCCGGGTCTTCAACCGCCGGGGAACCTGGCTGGCAGAGTCCGAGCTGCTCCCCTTGCTTCCGGGCGAGAAAATCGAGACGCGCCGCGTCCGCTTTCGGACGATGGGCGATATCACGGTCACCGGCGCGGTCTTCTCCGATGCCAGCACACTCGACCAGATTATCGAGGAAGTGCGCACGTTTCGGGTGACCGAGCGCAGTGGTCGCGGCGACGACAAGCGCTCCGAGGCGGCGATGGAAGACCGCAAGCGCGCGGGGTATTTTTAG
- a CDS encoding nitrite/sulfite reductase: MNDVERIKKEKGGLEVWNDLQRIAAEGYAGIDADDMFRLRWLGLYEQKPKDGFFMLRIKVPGGQLNYDQLIAVAEVTRDYARNIADITTRQNFQFHWMAPQDFPAIFAKFSAVGISTLGACGDIPRNVTGCPVAGLDPNETFDAQPYAQAVHEYFLGNPEFADLPRKYKISITGCCEHCSQPEINDIAATAVIKNGEKGFHIRVGGGLSTRPFLAQKLNFFIPADKLVDAFRAVTEVYRDSGYRENRKKARIKFLVADWGAAKYEEEVLKRLSWVPEPALTEAEWPEPTNNFRDHVGVHPQSQPGLFWVGANVLTGRMNSEQLFEVARLAKEYGTGDTRTTNQQNLLIVNVKEADVPTVVAGLEAIGFPVVASPIRRAAVACTGSEFCNLALTETKNLMWQIVRHLDKTVSLDEPLRINLNGCPNGCGQHHIGDIGLQGCVVKLPEGGSVDGYDISLGGRLGRDAKFVRPIWRKVPATDVPVALENLLNGYLNERDEDEDFGSFVDRASDDELGALMRTAFVEAA; encoded by the coding sequence ATGAACGACGTTGAACGAATCAAGAAAGAAAAAGGCGGGCTGGAGGTCTGGAACGACCTGCAGCGGATCGCCGCCGAAGGCTACGCGGGAATCGATGCCGACGATATGTTCCGCCTGCGCTGGCTGGGGCTCTACGAGCAGAAGCCCAAGGACGGCTTTTTCATGCTACGGATTAAAGTACCCGGTGGCCAGCTCAACTACGACCAGCTGATCGCTGTCGCGGAAGTGACCCGGGACTACGCCCGCAATATCGCCGATATCACCACGCGCCAGAACTTCCAGTTCCACTGGATGGCCCCGCAGGACTTCCCCGCGATCTTTGCCAAGTTCAGCGCGGTCGGGATCAGCACGCTTGGAGCGTGCGGCGATATCCCACGCAACGTCACCGGCTGCCCCGTCGCGGGCCTCGATCCCAACGAGACCTTCGATGCCCAGCCCTACGCCCAGGCGGTCCATGAGTACTTCCTCGGCAACCCGGAGTTCGCCGACCTGCCGCGCAAGTACAAGATCTCTATCACCGGCTGCTGCGAGCACTGCTCCCAGCCGGAGATCAACGATATCGCGGCGACAGCCGTCATCAAGAACGGAGAGAAAGGCTTTCACATTCGGGTCGGGGGCGGTCTTTCCACGCGGCCGTTCCTCGCCCAGAAGCTCAACTTCTTTATTCCCGCCGACAAGCTGGTCGATGCCTTCCGCGCGGTCACCGAGGTCTACCGGGACTCGGGCTACCGGGAGAACCGTAAGAAGGCACGTATCAAGTTCCTCGTCGCCGACTGGGGCGCGGCCAAGTACGAAGAAGAGGTGCTCAAGCGCCTGAGCTGGGTTCCTGAGCCCGCCCTCACCGAGGCCGAGTGGCCCGAGCCGACCAACAACTTCCGCGACCATGTGGGGGTGCATCCACAGAGCCAGCCCGGGCTGTTCTGGGTCGGGGCCAATGTCCTGACGGGGCGCATGAACAGCGAGCAGCTCTTCGAGGTCGCACGCCTCGCCAAGGAGTACGGCACCGGCGATACCCGCACGACCAACCAGCAGAACCTGCTGATTGTCAATGTGAAGGAGGCCGATGTCCCCACTGTGGTCGCGGGCCTGGAGGCGATCGGCTTTCCCGTGGTGGCGTCCCCGATCCGCCGCGCCGCCGTGGCCTGCACGGGCAGTGAGTTCTGCAACCTCGCCCTCACGGAGACCAAGAACCTCATGTGGCAGATCGTCCGGCACCTCGACAAGACGGTCTCGCTCGATGAGCCCCTGCGGATCAACCTCAATGGCTGTCCCAACGGCTGCGGCCAGCACCATATCGGCGATATCGGCCTCCAGGGCTGTGTCGTCAAGCTCCCCGAGGGCGGTTCCGTGGACGGCTACGATATCTCGCTCGGCGGTCGCCTGGGCCGCGATGCGAAGTTTGTCCGCCCGATCTGGCGTAAGGTCCCCGCGACCGATGTCCCGGTCGCCCTGGAAAATCTGCTCAACGGCTACCTCAACGAGCGCGACGAGGACGAGGACTTTGGGAGCTTCGTTGACCGTGCCAGCGACGACGAGCTCGGTGCGCTGATGCGCACGGCGTTTGTGGAAGCGGCATGA